A genomic region of Penaeus vannamei isolate JL-2024 chromosome 42, ASM4276789v1, whole genome shotgun sequence contains the following coding sequences:
- the LOC138860580 gene encoding sulfotransferase 1E1-like, with protein MSLKLPVAVKDLPEERVKQRAAQGMNPLQLIVYTEPYNVLVPEPYKRVAEKIYNFKFRTDDIVVTTFPKSGTLWTMELVWALTHLDRINDTQKENINDRVFMIDDDFLDMVNLEKAKLRFSEQCPEAEHKEGVTRQLAETATTPRIIWTHLPLALLHPDLLKTCKVVYVARNPKDVCVSFYHFGKQLGERFFTGTFDDFLDAFMDGHLFYGPYWDHIRQARQQKDNPNFHMLFYEDLKTNILEELRKLSSFLGLEIDDDTLLKVADYAKFDRMKSNPNMRTNLLNFEGNHCRKGQIGDWANIATPEMDAKIDRWIQENSEGIDFTFRYK; from the exons ATGTCACTCAAGCTCCCAGTAGCGGTAAAGGACCTgccggaggagagggtgaagcaacGGGCGGCTCAGGGCATGAATCCTCTTCAGCTGATTGTTTACACCGAGCCATACAATGTCCTCGTTCCTGAACC GTACAAGCGAGTGGCAGAAAAGATCTACAATTTCAAGTTCCGGACTGATGACATAGTGGTGACAACTTTCCCTAAGAGTGGTACACTGTGGACCATGGAGCTTGTTTGGGCTTTAACTCACCTCGACCGCATCAACGACACGCAGAAAGAGAACATCAATGATCGAGTGTTCATGATCGATGAC GACTTCCTAGACATGGTTAACCTTGAGAAAGCGAAACTGAGGTTTTCTGAACAATGCCCCGAGGCTGAACACAAAGAAGGTGTCACTCGGCAACTCGCAGAAACAGCTACAACGCCCAGAATCATCTGGACTCAcctgcctctcgctctcctccatcCAGACCTTCTTAAAACATGCAAA GTGGTGTACGTGGCCCGCAACCCGAAGGACGTGTGCGTCTCCTTCTACCACTTCGGCAAACAACTGGGAGAACGATTCTTCACGGGCACTTTCGATGACTTTTTGGATGCCTTCATGGACGGCCACCTCTTCTACGGGCCATACTGGGACCACATCCGCCAGGCGAGGCAGCAGAAGGACAACCCCAACTTCCACATGCTGTTCTATGAGGACCTGAAGACCAACATACTGGAGGAGCTGAGGAAACTTAGCTCGTTTTTGGGTCTGGAGATCGACGATGACACGCTGTTGAA GGTGGCGGACTATGCCAAATTCGACCGCATGAAGAGCAACCCCAACATGAGGACGAATCTCCTGAACTTCGAGGGCAACCATTGCCGGAAGGGACAGATCGGGGACTGGGCCAACATAGCGACCCCGGAGATGGACGCCAAGATCGATCGCTGGATCCAGGAGAACTCGGAGGGCATCGACTTCACCTTCAGATAcaagtag